AGTTCCAGGCCGCGGACCTGCAACTGGCCAACCTGCTGGGTAATGTTGCCTTCGGTAACTTTCACGTTGTCCTGGCGCAAGTCATACACGGCAGCGGTGTAGAGGTTCTTGCTGCCCACCGGCTGGTACTTGATGCCGACTTCGTACTGGCGGCCTTCGGTGGGTTTGAACGAGTCAGTGGAGGCGACGGCGGCGCCGGTGGTCGGCTGGAACGACTCGGTGTAGGAGATGTACGGGGTTACGCCATTGTCGAACACGTAGCTCAGGCCGATGTTGCCGGTGAAGGCCTTGTCGCGCTCGGTGCTGGTGGCATCGTTCTGGTTGTGGAAGGTGGTGCCGGTGTGCACCCAGTCTTCACGCCCGCCCAGGGTCAGGCGCCAGTTGTCGAGGGCGATCTGGTCCTGAATGTAGAAGCCGGTCTGGCGGGTTTTCTGGCCGTAGTCGTACATGGTGAAGTACGACACCTTGGAGAAGTCCTGGCCGTACGGCGGGTTGATCACGTTGCCTGGCGGCACGCTGAAGGCCAGGCCGTAATCCCAACGGTAATTGGTGTTCGAGCGCTGGTGATCGAGGCCGATCAGCAGGGTGTGGCTCAGGGCGCCGGTCTGGAAGTCGGCCTGGAAGTTGTTGTCGACGGCGAACTGGCTGATGTCTTCGTTGACGATGCCGGTTTCACGCGGGACGCTGCCGTCTGCTTCGACCAGGCCGTTGTTCATGGTCGCGACGTTGATGCCCTGGAACGACAGGTCGCTCTTGGTATAGCGCAGGTTCTGACGGAACTGCCAGACATCGTTCAGACGGTGCTCGAAGGCATAGCCCAGGGCGTAGTAGGTGCGATCGTAGAACTCCCAGTCCGGGTCACCGAGGTTCTTGTGGTGGGAGATGTCGCCAGCCGGCGAGCCCAGTTTGGTGCCCTGCAGCGGCAGGAACTGGCCGCTGATACCGGTATCGTCACGGGTGAACTGGGTGATGAAGGTCAGGCTGGTGTCTTCATCCACGTTCCAGGTCAGGCTGGGCGCGAGGTTGTAGCGCTTGTCTGGAACGTGGTCGGTCGGTGCGCCGCTGTCGCGTACCACGCCGCTGACGCGATACAGGAACTGGCCGTCGTCATCGATCTTGCCGGTGCTGTCGAAGTTGATCTGGCGGTGGTTGTTGCTGCCAACCTGGGCTTCGACCTGGTGGGCGCTTTCAGCCTGGGGGCGACGGCTGACCATGTCGAGCATGCCGCCGGGCGGGGTCTGGCCATACACCGACGAGGCCGGGCCGCGCAGCACGGCAATGCGCTCAAGGTTCCACGGCTCGACCTTCGGGTTGGCGAACGAGCCTTTGGGCAAAGGCAGGCCGTCGAGGAACTGGGTCGGGTCGAAACCGCGTACCCGCAGCCAGTCGGCGCGGGGGTCGGAGCCATAGCCGCTGCTTTGTACGCCAGCGGTGTAGCGCAGGGCGTCGTTGAGGTTGAGAACCTGGCGGTCGTCCAGTTGTTCACGGGTGATCACGCTCATCGAGCGGGGTGCTTCAACGATCGGGGTGTCGGTTTTGGTTCCAGCGGCGGTGCGCGTGGCGGTAAAACCGGTGGCCGGGCCCCAGGCGCTTTCGTAGTCGCTGCGCGCGTTGACGCTGGTTTCCGGCAGCGCCAGGGTGCCCTCGGGGGTGGCGATCAGGCTGTAGGTGCCGGCGCTGCTCTGCTGCAGTTGCAGGCCGGTGCCGCGCAGGGCCGCTTGCAGGGCGCCGACGCCATCGTACTGGCCGTTGACCGGCGCCGAGGTGCGGCCGCTGGCCAGGCTCGGGTCCAGGGCCAGGGCGATGCCAGCCTGGCTGGCGATCTGGTTGAGCGTGGTCGACAGCGGCGCGGCAGGCAGGTTGTAGCTGCGCAGGGTGGCCGATTGCTCGGCAGCGATCAGCGGGCTGCTCGCCAGAGGTGCTGTCAGGGCAATGGCCACGGCCAGCAGACCGGGACGCAGGAAGTTCTCAAAAGCGCGGGACATACAGCGGCTCCTCGACGGAAGTAAGTGCTAACTAGCTTCCTTGCCGAGTGAGTTGGAAAAAGTGTCAGGGGTTAGTGAAAATAATTTTGATTTTTATTTCACGCTGCTCGCCGGCGTATCGCTTTTAGCCACCACCGTCACCCACCACGGCGTGCGCTGCTCGATCTGCACCGGCAAGGTCGGTAGCAACGAGGTCAGTGCCAGGTCGATATCATTGAGCGGGAAGCTGCCGGTAATGCGCAGGTCGGCCACATCCGTAGCAACCCCCAGGTGCCCGCTGCGGTAACGCCCCAGCTCCTCGACCAGATCGGCCAGGCGCACGTTGTCGACCACCAGCATGCCGCGGGTCCAGGCATCGGCTCCGGCGGCCAGGCCGTCGGCGCGGCCCAGGCGGTCGTGGTTCATCAGCACCTGCTGGCCTTCCTTGAAAATCTGCTCGTCGCCGCTGTCTTGCGGGCGCGCCGCTACTGCCGACTGCAGCACGCTCAGGCGTGTGCCCTGATCTTCGAGCTTGACCAGGAAGCGCGTTCCCAGGGCACGCAGGCGACCGTCTTCGGTGGTGACTACAAACGGACGATCGTCCTTGTGGCCGGTCTCGATGGAGATTTCGCCTTCGTGCAGGACGATCAGGCGCTGTTTCTCGTCGAAGCGGATATCCACCGCCGAATGGGTGTTGAGGCTGATCAGGGTGCCGTCGGTGAGGCGCAAGGTACGCTGCTCGCCGGTGCCGGTGCGCTGGTCGGCCAACCAATAGCCCAGCGATTGATGGGCACTGACCCAGCTCAGCAGGCCGACCACCAGCACCAGGCTGGCCAGGCCGCTGCCCAGCTTGCGCACCCGCTGGCGCAGGCCGGCGCGTGATTGCAGCAGGGCCTGGCGCGCAGGGCCGGCAGCGGCGCTGAAGCGCTGGTCGAGCATGCCCAGTTGCAGCCAGGCACGGGCGTGCTCTTCGCTGGCGGCGTGCCAGCGGGCGAACTCGGCGCGCTCATCGGCGCTGCCGCTGCCCGAGTCCAGGCACAGCTGCCAGGCGATCGCGGCATCCAGTACCCGCGCCGAAACCGGCTTGCTGTTCATGTCGGCTCACCGTACAGCGCCACGTAGCACTGGCGCATGCCCTGGGCCAGGTACTGGCGCACCCGCGACACGGAAACCCCCAGACGCTCGGCGATCTCGCCATGGCCCAGGCCGTCCAGGCGGTTGTACAGGAACGCCGCCCGGGCTTTGCTCGACAACTTGCCGAGCAGGCGGTCGATGGCCTTGAGGTCTTCGAGGATCAGGTGCTGTTCTTCCGCAGAGGGCTGTTCGGCTTCGGGGATGAGCATCAGTTCGGCCAGGTACGCCTGTTCCAGTGCCGCGCGGCGAAAGTGGTCGAACAGCAGGCCCTTGGCAATGGCCAGGAGGAACGCCCGGGGTTCGCGTGGCGCCGGCAATTGCTCGCGCCCGAGCAGGCGCACGAAGGTGTCCTGGCTCAGGTCTTCGGCGCGCTCGGCGCAGGCGATGTTGCGCCGCAGCCAGGCGAGCAGCCAACTGCGATGGTCGCGGTAAAGCGTACCGACCAGCTCAGTGTGTGGGCTTTGCACAGACGACAAGGCGTTCCCCGAAAAGATGCGTTAACTAACGAGAATTATTCGCGATTGTCGCAGAAGCTCCCCATTAGACGCAATTCACGCTCATCGGATGATGCTTAAAAGCCATGACTTTGTTGCCGCCGTCTGCGCAGGCGGTGCAACTGCTGGTCGAGCAAGGCCGGGCTGTCCAGCTGCTGGCGGCGGGCCTGGCTGAACAGAATCAGCGCCAGCTCGGCGGTGACCATGGCATCGGCGCTGGCGTTGTGCCGTTCGGCGGCCTCCAGACCAAAGTAGGCGGTCCAGTCATCCAGCCCGGCTTCACGCAGGGTGATCTGCGGGTTGAGCAGCGGTGCCAGCTCGGCGACATCGAAGAACGGATGCTGCAGGCGATAGCCCAGGTGGTCCTTCAGCGCACGGCTAAGCATGCGTTGATCGAACGGTGCATGAAACGCCAGCAGCGGGCTGTCGCCGATAAAATCCATCAGCTCCAGCAGCGCCTGGGCTGGATCACTGCCAGCGGCGATGGCGCTGGGGCCCAGGCCGTGGATCAGCACACTGGAGGTGAGCTTGTGGTCCCGCTGGTGCAGGGTGCGTTCGAACTGCTGGCTGAAGTCGATGGCACCGTCTTCGATCACCACCGCGCCAATCGACAGCACCTGGTCGCGGTTGAGGTTCAGGCCGCTGGTTTCCAGGTCGAGCACCACCCAGCGCTGCTGGCGCAGGCTGTGTTCGGCCAGCGGCGCGGGGGCTGTCAGTTGCTCCACGCGCTGGCGCAGGTGCTCGTCGAGCCGCGGTTGGCTGGGGCGCAGCCAGGCAAACAGGCTCATAGCTGGTACCGCAGGGCCAGGCTGCTTTGCAGGCGCTGGGCCTGGCGTAGCGACTCGCGCAGGATGCGCCGGTCCAGGTGGTTGAGGCTGTCGGGGTCGACCCGGTTGGAGTAGGGCAGGTTCTGCCGGCTTTGCAATTGATGTTGCTGCATGCGGGTTTGCTGAATGAAGTGGTAGGCCTCTTCATAGGCGGCGCCGTCGAGCGGGTCGATCACTTGC
This portion of the Pseudomonas sp. SORT22 genome encodes:
- a CDS encoding TonB-dependent siderophore receptor encodes the protein MSRAFENFLRPGLLAVAIALTAPLASSPLIAAEQSATLRSYNLPAAPLSTTLNQIASQAGIALALDPSLASGRTSAPVNGQYDGVGALQAALRGTGLQLQQSSAGTYSLIATPEGTLALPETSVNARSDYESAWGPATGFTATRTAAGTKTDTPIVEAPRSMSVITREQLDDRQVLNLNDALRYTAGVQSSGYGSDPRADWLRVRGFDPTQFLDGLPLPKGSFANPKVEPWNLERIAVLRGPASSVYGQTPPGGMLDMVSRRPQAESAHQVEAQVGSNNHRQINFDSTGKIDDDGQFLYRVSGVVRDSGAPTDHVPDKRYNLAPSLTWNVDEDTSLTFITQFTRDDTGISGQFLPLQGTKLGSPAGDISHHKNLGDPDWEFYDRTYYALGYAFEHRLNDVWQFRQNLRYTKSDLSFQGINVATMNNGLVEADGSVPRETGIVNEDISQFAVDNNFQADFQTGALSHTLLIGLDHQRSNTNYRWDYGLAFSVPPGNVINPPYGQDFSKVSYFTMYDYGQKTRQTGFYIQDQIALDNWRLTLGGREDWVHTGTTFHNQNDATSTERDKAFTGNIGLSYVFDNGVTPYISYTESFQPTTGAAVASTDSFKPTEGRQYEVGIKYQPVGSKNLYTAAVYDLRQDNVKVTEGNITQQVGQLQVRGLELEATTQVTENLKVIGSYSYTDTEILKGAANEQGNRMALIPRNQATLWADYTWHNGLLDGFGVGGGVRYVGDNYGNTSNTDLGYVGSYTVYDASVHYDLGRKVSTLKGMTVAVEAKNLFNKDYLANCDGYWCYYGDERNVVASVNYKF
- a CDS encoding FecR family protein, translated to MNSKPVSARVLDAAIAWQLCLDSGSGSADERAEFARWHAASEEHARAWLQLGMLDQRFSAAAGPARQALLQSRAGLRQRVRKLGSGLASLVLVVGLLSWVSAHQSLGYWLADQRTGTGEQRTLRLTDGTLISLNTHSAVDIRFDEKQRLIVLHEGEISIETGHKDDRPFVVTTEDGRLRALGTRFLVKLEDQGTRLSVLQSAVAARPQDSGDEQIFKEGQQVLMNHDRLGRADGLAAGADAWTRGMLVVDNVRLADLVEELGRYRSGHLGVATDVADLRITGSFPLNDIDLALTSLLPTLPVQIEQRTPWWVTVVAKSDTPASSVK
- a CDS encoding RNA polymerase sigma factor, which codes for MSSVQSPHTELVGTLYRDHRSWLLAWLRRNIACAERAEDLSQDTFVRLLGREQLPAPREPRAFLLAIAKGLLFDHFRRAALEQAYLAELMLIPEAEQPSAEEQHLILEDLKAIDRLLGKLSSKARAAFLYNRLDGLGHGEIAERLGVSVSRVRQYLAQGMRQCYVALYGEPT
- a CDS encoding 3'-5' exonuclease, with product MSLFAWLRPSQPRLDEHLRQRVEQLTAPAPLAEHSLRQQRWVVLDLETSGLNLNRDQVLSIGAVVIEDGAIDFSQQFERTLHQRDHKLTSSVLIHGLGPSAIAAGSDPAQALLELMDFIGDSPLLAFHAPFDQRMLSRALKDHLGYRLQHPFFDVAELAPLLNPQITLREAGLDDWTAYFGLEAAERHNASADAMVTAELALILFSQARRQQLDSPALLDQQLHRLRRRRQQSHGF